A genome region from Nicotiana tabacum cultivar K326 chromosome 13, ASM71507v2, whole genome shotgun sequence includes the following:
- the LOC107780910 gene encoding ACT domain-containing protein ACR9-like — translation MGMAWDDVVLMEPGVKSGDPTVITVNCPDKAGLGCDLCRIVLEFGLYVNRGDFATDGKWCYIVLWVIPRPSWLKVDWASLKNRLMSACPSCMIPYYLSQQSTCSPRPTVYLLKVFCLDRKGLLHDVTKVLCELELTIQRVKVMTTPDDKVLDLFFLTDDMDLLHTKQRRDETCEHLSDVLGEYCISCELQLAGPECEVQQGFSSLPQEVAEELFSFELSKEAVPKSSSSDTTKLKKATITVDNLLSPVHTLLQIQCVDQKGLIYDILRTSKDCDIQIAFGRILSSAKGFRTIDLFIQRTDGKKILDDENQASLCSRLKEEMLHPLRVTVASRGPDTELLVANPVELSGKGRPRVFYDVTFALKKLGICIFSAEIARHSTAERQWEVYRFLLDESPEYPLASKRARTEILEKVKRTLMGW, via the exons AAGCTGGACTCGGATGCGACCTCTGTCGTATCGTTCTTGAATTCGGACTCTATGTAAACCGCGGAG ATTTTGCCACCGATGGGAAATGGTGTTACATAGTACTATGGGTTATCCCACGTCCAAGCTGGCTGAAAGTTGATTGGGCAAGCTTGAAAAATCGGCTTATGTCTGCATGTCCATCATGCATGATTCCTTATTACTTAAGCCAACAGTCCACTTGTTCCCCACGTCCTACAGTTTACCTATTGAAGGTTTTTTGCCTAGACAGGAAAGGGTTGCTACATG ATGTTACCAAGGTCCTTTGCGAGCTCGAGCTAACAATTCAAAGAGTAAAAGTTATGACAACACCTGATGACAAAGTTTTGGATCTCTTCTTCTTAACAGATGACAT GGACTTGCTGCACACGAAACAAAGACGAGATGAGACATGTGAACATCTAAGTGATGTTTTGGGAGAATACTGCATTAGCTGTGAACTTCAGTTGGCAGGGCCTGAATGCGAAGTTCAGCAAGGATTCTCTTCTCTTCCACAAGAAGTTGCAGAAGAATTGTTTAGTTTTGAATTGTCTAAGGAAGCAGTTCCTAAGTCCTCTTCTTCTGATACGACAAAATTAAAGAAGGCAACCATCACAGTGGATAACTTATTGAGCCCAGTCCATACCTTGCTTCAAATACAATGTGTTGATCAAAAGGGCCTCATCTATGACATTTTGAGGACTTCAAAGGACTGTGATATTCAG ATTGCTTTTGGAAGAATCTTGTCTTCCGCCAAGGGCTTTCGCACCATAGACCTATTTATCCAGAGAACAGATGGGAAAAAGATTCTAGATGATGAAAACCAAGCATCTTTGTGTTCTCGCTTGAAGGAAGAGATGCTTCATCCACTGCGAGTCACTGTTGCTAGTCGTGGCCCAGATACAGAACTATTGGTTGCTAATCCAGTTGAGTTATCTGGAAAGGGAAGGCCCCGTGTTTTCTATGATGTCACATTTGCCTTAAAAAAGCTTGGTATCTGTATTTTCTCT GCTGAAATTGCAAGGCATTCAACAGCAGAGCGACAGTGGGAAGTTTATAGGTTCCTTTTGGATGAAAGCCCAGAGTATCCGTTAGCCAGCAAGCGAGCTCGAACTGAAATCTTGGAGAAAGTTAAAAGAACATTAATGGGCTGGTGA